Proteins found in one Tsukamurella paurometabola DSM 20162 genomic segment:
- a CDS encoding MarR family winged helix-turn-helix transcriptional regulator produces the protein MDDAARRLEREINTLGQHLRARPKSMELRLDRSAYLVLLLLDCNGPQTLKEIATAMELEQSTVNRQVNRAIDRGLLESVAAASGPRLIRATEAGAEAFQRDREVKLQGIASILSDLDAEHRESLISSLAALNAALESRSGRS, from the coding sequence ATGGACGACGCGGCACGCCGACTGGAGCGCGAGATCAACACTCTCGGGCAGCACCTGCGTGCCCGCCCCAAGTCGATGGAGTTGCGACTGGACCGATCGGCCTACCTGGTGCTGCTGCTCCTCGACTGCAATGGACCGCAGACGCTCAAGGAGATCGCGACCGCGATGGAGTTGGAGCAGTCCACCGTGAACCGGCAGGTGAACCGCGCCATCGACCGCGGCCTCCTCGAATCCGTGGCGGCGGCATCCGGTCCACGCCTGATCCGCGCCACTGAGGCGGGCGCAGAGGCCTTCCAGCGCGACCGCGAGGTCAAACTCCAGGGGATCGCGAGCATCCTGAGCGATCTCGACGCCGAACACCGCGAATCACTGATCTCCAGCCTGGCCGCTCTCAACGCCGCATTGGAATCCCGCAGCGGCCGAAGCTGA